From one Pecten maximus chromosome 8, xPecMax1.1, whole genome shotgun sequence genomic stretch:
- the LOC117333140 gene encoding uncharacterized protein LOC117333140, whose protein sequence is MSSQRKQRADAYLQRTNIELLNCVDEMRLKRDDLQKDIKNLKDEQSKLQYDLGMMTTQLTNINESLCKKLVERERFDSLITDYETAFNQIVSGSESLLANMRKTLGSIAPEFLTGVEDPDQVSTISRRSRSSRQSHSSAGSHAHTRIDMSRGTSLPRVDTRASDSRSDVQMDNRVETRTSQSRGEQ, encoded by the coding sequence ATGTCTTCACAGCGTAAACAACGTGCAGATGCGTATCTTCAGAGAACTAATATTGAGCTTCTCAATTGTGTGGACGAGATGAGACTCAAACGAGACGACCTTCAGAAAGACATAAAAAATCTCAAGGACGAACAGTCCAAACTTCAATATGACCTCGGCATGATGACGACACAGTTGACAAATATAAACGAAAGTTTGTGTAAAAAGTTAGTAGAGCGCGAGAGATTTGACAGTTTGATAACCGACTACGAAACTGCTTTTAACCAGATAGTGTCGGGGTCCGAATCTCTCCTTGCCAATATGCGCAAAACTCTTGGTTCAATCGCTCCGGAGTTCCTGACAGGCGTAGAGGATCCCGACCAGGTTTCCACCATTTCacggaggtcaaggtcatccagacagtcacacagtagcGCAGGTTCGCATGCGCACACACGTATCGACATGTCACGTGGAACATCCTTACCACGAGTGGACACACGTGCATCTGACTCAAGATCGGACGTACAGATGGACAACCGAGTGGAAACCCGGACTTCCCAGTCACGTGGGGAACAATAA
- the LOC117332844 gene encoding leucine-rich repeat extensin-like protein 5, with amino-acid sequence MPSYVTAASDTGPPPINKTRPPPSTPVLLHQHPSSSINNRPPPSTPVLPHQHPSSSTNTRPLQSTPVLLHQQPSSSINTRPPPSTSVLLHHARPPPSTPVLLHQHPSSSINTRPPPSTPVLPHQHPSSSINTRPPPSTPVLLHQHPSSSINPRPPPSTPVLHHQHPSPSFNTRPPPSTHVLLHQQPSSSINTRPTPSTPVLLHQHPSSSINTRPPPSTPVLPHHTRPPSINTRPPPSTPVLLHQHPSSSINPRPPPSSPVLHHQHPSPSFNTRPPPSTPVLPHQHPSPSFNTRPPPSTHVLLHQHPSSSINTRPTPSTPVLLHQHPSSSINTRPPPSTPVLLHQPPSSTINTRPPHSTPVLPLQHPSSPINTRPPPSTPVLPINIRPPPSTPVPLIQHPSSPFNTRPPPSTPVLLHQHPSSPLTSVPLHQHPSPSINTRPPHQHPSSSINIRPPPSTPVLRHQHPSSSINTRPPSSTPVLLHQHPSSPSTSVLLHQHPSSSINTRPPPSTPVLHHQHPSPHSTPVLRHQHPSSTINPRPPPSTPVLHHQHPSPSINTRPPPSTPVLLHQHPSHSINIRPPPSTPVLLHQHPSSAINTRPPPSTPVLRHQQPSSPINPRPPPSTPVPLIQHPSSAINTRPPPSTSVLLHQHPSSFINNLPPQSTRPLLFVT; translated from the exons ATGCCT AGCTACGTTACCGCAGCTAGTGACACAGGTCCTCCTCCAATTAACAAAACCCGTCCTCCTCCATCAACACCCGTCCTCCTCCATCAACACCCGTCCTCCTCCATCAACAACCGTCCTCCTCCATCAACACCCGTCCTCCCCCATCAACATCCGTCCTCCTCCACCAACACCCGTCCTCTTCAATCAACACCCGTCCTCCTCCATCAACAACCGTCCTCCTCAATCAACACCCGTCCTCCTCCATCAACATCCGTCCTCCTCCATCACGCCCGTCCTCCTCCATCAACACCCGTCCTCCTTCATCAACACCCGTCCTCCTCCATCAACACCCGTCCTCCCCCATCAACACCCGTCCTCCCCCATCAGCACCCGTCCTCCTCCATCAACACCCGTCCTCCTCCATCAACACCCGTCCTCCTCCATCAACACCCGTCCTCCTCCATCAACCCCCGTCCTCCTCCATCAACCCCCGTCCTCCACCATCAACACCCGTCCCCCTCATTCAACACCCGTCCTCCGCCATCAACACATGTCCTCCTCCATCAACAGCCGTCCTCCTCCATCAACACCCGTCCCACTCCATCAACACCCGTCCTCCTCCATCAACACCCGTCCTCCTCCATCAACACCCGTCCTCCACCATCAACACCCGTCCTCCCCCATCACACCCGTCCTCCCTCAATCAACACCCGTCCTCCTCCATCAACACCCGTCCTCCTCCATCAACACCCGTCCTCCTCCATCAACCCCCGTCCTCCTCCATCATCCCCCGTCCTCCACCATCAACACCCGTCCCCCTCATTCAACACCCGTCCTCCGCCATCAACACCCGTCCTCCCCCATCAACACCCGTCCCCCTCATTCAACACCCGTCCTCCGCCATCAACACATGTCCTCCTCCATCAACACCCGTCCTCCTCCATCAACACCCGTCCCACTCCATCAACACCCGTCCTCCTCCATCAACACCCGTCCTCCTCCATCAACACCCGTCCTCCCCCATCAACCCCCGTCCTCCTCCATCAACCCCCGTCCTCCACCATCAACACCCGTCCCCCTCATTCAACACCCGTCCTCCCCCTTCAACACCCGTCCTCCCCCATCAACACCCGTCCTCCTCCATCAACACCCGTCCTCCCCATCAACATCCGTCCTCCTCCATCAACACCCGTCCCCCTCATTCAACACCCGTCCTCCCCCTTCAACACCCGTCCTCCCCCATCAACACCCGTCCTCCTCCATCAACACCCGTCCTCCCCATTAACATCCGTCCCCCTCCATCAACACCCGTCCCCCTCCATCAACACCCGTCCTCCCCATCAACATCCGTCCTCCTCCATCAACATCCGTCCTCCTCCATCAACACCCGTCCTCCGCCATCAACACCCGTCCTCCTCCATCAACACCCGTCCTCCTTCATCAACACCCGTCCTCCTCCATCAACACCCGTCCTCCCCATCAACATCCGTTCTCCTCCATCAACACCCATCCTCCTCCATCAACACCCGTCCTCCTCCATCAACACCCGTCCTCCACCATCAACACCCGTCCCCTCATTCAACACCCGTCCTCCGCCATCAACACCCGTCCTCCACCATCAACCCCCGTCCTCCTCCATCAACACCCGTCCTCCACCATCAACACCCGTCCCCCTCCATCAACACCCGTCCTCCTCCATCAACACCCGTCCTCCTCCATCAACACCCGTCCCACTCCATCAACATCCGTCCTCCGCCATCAACACCCGTCCTCCTCCATCAACACCCGTCCTCCGCCATCAACACCCGTCCTCCTCCATCAACACCCGTCCTCCGCCATCAACAGCCGTCCTCCCCCATAAACCCCCGTCCTCCACCATCGACACCCGTCCCCCTCATTCAACACCCGTCCTCCGCCATCAACACCCGTCCTCCTCCATCAACATCCGTCCTCCTCCATCAACACCCGTCTTCCTTTATCAACAATCTTCCTCCTCAATCAACCCGTCCTCTATTATTCGTAACTTGA